One window of Jannaschia sp. CCS1 genomic DNA carries:
- a CDS encoding aminotransferase class IV, producing the protein MSDTHTTHDALEDPRNADILIYVNGDLVHRDDAKVSVYDSGFLLGDGMWEGLRLYDGVWSFFDDHMDRFFDSCKAVSLDVGMDRAGVFAALEATRKANDMHTDVHCRLMLTRGVKVKPFQHPSLSRSGPTLVIICEHSKPVDRLQGAGIRLATVPQVRGLPMSQDAKYNSHSKLNCVIACLQAEQAGADEGLMLDPNGFVNTTNACNFFIVRKGEVWTSTGDYCMNGVTRQKVIDLCRAEGIAVFEKNFSLYEAVSADEAFLTGTFGAQTPVAEIDGKAIGNGERPITTRIQAAYKALIAHHIAEMRS; encoded by the coding sequence ATGTCAGACACGCACACCACCCACGACGCCCTGGAAGATCCGCGCAACGCGGACATCCTGATCTATGTGAACGGCGATCTCGTTCACCGGGACGACGCGAAGGTCTCGGTCTATGACAGCGGGTTTCTGCTTGGCGATGGCATGTGGGAAGGTCTGCGCCTTTATGACGGGGTGTGGAGCTTTTTTGACGACCACATGGACCGCTTCTTCGACAGTTGCAAAGCGGTGTCGCTGGATGTGGGCATGGACCGAGCCGGAGTTTTCGCGGCGCTGGAGGCCACGCGGAAGGCCAACGATATGCACACGGATGTGCATTGCCGCCTGATGCTGACCCGTGGCGTGAAAGTGAAGCCGTTCCAGCACCCATCGCTATCGCGCTCCGGCCCGACGCTGGTGATTATCTGTGAGCATTCCAAGCCGGTTGACCGGCTGCAGGGCGCGGGCATCCGGCTGGCGACCGTCCCGCAGGTGCGCGGATTGCCGATGAGCCAGGACGCGAAATACAACAGCCATTCCAAGCTGAATTGCGTCATTGCCTGCCTGCAGGCCGAACAGGCGGGCGCAGATGAGGGGTTGATGCTGGACCCCAATGGCTTCGTGAACACCACCAATGCGTGCAACTTCTTCATCGTGCGCAAGGGGGAGGTTTGGACCTCCACCGGGGATTATTGCATGAACGGGGTGACGCGGCAGAAGGTGATCGACCTGTGCCGGGCCGAGGGGATTGCGGTGTTCGAGAAGAACTTCTCGCTCTACGAGGCTGTGTCGGCAGATGAGGCGTTTCTGACCGGTACCTTCGGGGCACAGACCCCGGTGGCGGAGATCGACGGGAAGGCCATTGGTAATGGCGAACGCCCCATCACCACACGCATTCAGGCCGCCTATAAGGCGTTGATCGCGCACCATATTGCGGAGATGCGCAGCTAG
- a CDS encoding alpha-D-ribose 1-methylphosphonate 5-triphosphate diphosphatase: MTLANARLILPDGEMRGQITLSDGKIAEITKGAAVPNGAVDCGGDIVAPGLVELHTDNLERHIRPRPAVHWPHAAALIAHDAEIASCGITTVFDAIRVGSLKAKGDASWVRYARDLANEMRGARKNGAFRISHHLHLRAEICSHTLLEELEEFGVEDRVGIVSLMDHTPGQRQFADLKQYEIYMRGKHGLSQGTFEEHVRTRIALGDEVRDDHEAAAVAAAHRFGAAMASHDDTTPDHVARSKHHGVALAEFPTTRVAAEACRDAGIAVMMGAPNLIRGASHSGNVAAGELAEAGLLDILSSDYVPSALLFSAVRLGALWGDMARAMATVTTTPARAAGLTDRGALAVGQRADVIRFRTMDGVPVLQSVWSAGRRAA; this comes from the coding sequence ATGACCCTTGCCAATGCCCGTCTGATCCTGCCCGACGGTGAGATGCGCGGCCAGATCACCCTGTCCGACGGCAAGATCGCAGAGATCACCAAAGGCGCCGCCGTGCCCAACGGGGCCGTGGATTGTGGCGGGGATATCGTCGCCCCGGGCCTCGTGGAATTGCACACCGACAATCTGGAGCGTCACATCCGCCCCCGTCCGGCGGTCCACTGGCCCCACGCCGCCGCCCTGATCGCCCATGATGCGGAGATTGCGTCCTGCGGGATCACGACGGTCTTCGACGCCATCCGCGTGGGGTCGTTGAAGGCGAAGGGCGATGCCAGTTGGGTGCGATATGCCCGGGATCTGGCCAATGAGATGCGCGGGGCGCGGAAGAACGGCGCGTTTCGGATCAGCCACCATCTGCACCTGCGGGCCGAGATCTGTTCGCACACTCTTCTGGAGGAGCTGGAGGAGTTCGGGGTCGAGGATCGTGTGGGGATCGTCTCGCTCATGGATCATACGCCGGGGCAGAGACAATTCGCCGACCTCAAGCAATATGAGATCTACATGCGCGGCAAACACGGCCTGTCGCAGGGCACGTTTGAGGAGCATGTGCGCACGCGGATCGCGCTGGGGGACGAGGTGCGCGACGATCATGAGGCCGCCGCCGTGGCCGCCGCCCACCGCTTTGGCGCGGCGATGGCAAGCCACGATGACACCACGCCGGATCATGTCGCGCGCTCCAAGCACCATGGCGTGGCGCTGGCCGAGTTTCCGACGACCCGTGTGGCGGCCGAGGCCTGCCGGGACGCGGGGATCGCCGTGATGATGGGCGCGCCGAACCTGATCCGGGGCGCGTCGCATTCCGGCAATGTTGCGGCGGGTGAATTGGCGGAGGCGGGGCTGTTGGACATCCTGTCGTCAGACTACGTGCCGTCGGCCCTGTTGTTCTCCGCCGTCCGGTTGGGCGCGCTTTGGGGCGACATGGCCCGCGCCATGGCCACGGTCACAACGACGCCCGCCCGTGCCGCAGGTCTGACGGATCGGGGGGCTCTGGCCGTGGGGCAACGGGCGGATGTCATTCGCTTTCGCACGATGGACGGCGTGCCGGTGCTGCAATCGGTCTGGTCGGCGGGGCGGCGTGCGGCCTAG
- a CDS encoding DUF1045 domain-containing protein has protein sequence MGWVSGMATSEGEVDGFKRYGLYVVPDGALFAAGSAWLGWDSVAGASVTQPTVSGLDAEALTATPRKYGFHGTIKPPFALMDGTNAAGLDAAARWFCAGRVPVEIPALDIRRLGTFVALVPSAPSEGLADLAGAAVEALDPFRAPPSEAELARRRKPGLSDRQETMLQRWGYPYLREEFRFHMTLTGRTAEAERVCTALAQHFAPVLPRPFVIESLALMGEDAEGAFHLIHRYPLSG, from the coding sequence ATGGGATGGGTCTCAGGCATGGCAACCTCGGAGGGTGAAGTGGACGGGTTCAAACGGTACGGGCTGTATGTGGTGCCAGACGGCGCGCTGTTTGCGGCGGGCTCTGCCTGGCTGGGATGGGACAGCGTCGCGGGCGCGTCGGTCACGCAACCGACGGTTTCGGGTCTGGATGCAGAGGCTTTGACAGCCACCCCACGCAAATATGGCTTCCACGGCACGATCAAGCCGCCATTTGCCTTGATGGATGGGACGAACGCCGCGGGCCTTGACGCTGCAGCCCGCTGGTTCTGCGCGGGCCGCGTCCCGGTGGAGATCCCGGCCCTCGACATCCGCCGTCTTGGCACCTTCGTGGCGCTGGTTCCATCGGCGCCATCGGAGGGCCTCGCCGACCTCGCAGGGGCAGCCGTTGAGGCGCTGGACCCGTTCCGGGCACCGCCGTCTGAGGCCGAGCTTGCGCGCCGTCGCAAGCCGGGCCTCAGTGATCGCCAGGAGACTATGTTGCAGCGTTGGGGGTATCCCTATTTGCGCGAAGAGTTCAGATTTCACATGACGTTGACGGGGCGCACCGCCGAGGCCGAGCGGGTGTGCACCGCCTTGGCGCAGCACTTCGCGCCGGTCCTGCCGCGGCCCTTCGTGATTGAAAGCCTCGCGCTGATGGGCGAGGACGCGGAGGGTGCGTTTCATCTGATCCACCGCTACCCCCTGTCCGGATAA
- the phnN gene encoding phosphonate metabolism protein/1,5-bisphosphokinase (PRPP-forming) PhnN codes for MSSPEPTPKGRLIAVIGPSGAGKDSVMDGLCAARPELQSARRVITRASTAGGEAFDAVSEATFAMKAARGDFALHWQAHGLNYGIPTGVQEALDRGLDVLANLSRGALAEAEGVFENMVVLHITAPPDVLAQRVARRGREMGRDAAARLTRPAPALPDGLKVIEIDNSGSLADSIATALDALYPDRG; via the coding sequence ATGTCTAGCCCCGAGCCCACTCCCAAAGGTCGGCTGATCGCCGTTATCGGCCCGTCCGGAGCGGGCAAGGACAGCGTGATGGACGGGCTGTGTGCCGCGCGCCCGGAACTGCAAAGCGCAAGGCGGGTCATCACCCGGGCCAGCACTGCGGGAGGGGAGGCTTTTGATGCCGTCTCGGAGGCCACATTCGCCATGAAGGCCGCGCGGGGTGACTTTGCGCTGCACTGGCAGGCCCATGGGTTGAACTATGGGATCCCGACCGGGGTGCAAGAGGCGTTGGACAGAGGGCTGGACGTGCTTGCCAACCTCTCTCGCGGGGCGCTGGCGGAGGCCGAAGGAGTTTTTGAGAACATGGTCGTGTTACACATAACCGCGCCGCCCGATGTCCTGGCACAGCGCGTGGCCCGCAGGGGACGCGAAATGGGGCGCGACGCGGCAGCGCGCCTGACGCGGCCAGCCCCGGCTTTGCCCGATGGCCTGAAGGTGATCGAGATCGACAATTCCGGTTCACTGGCCGACAGCATCGCCACGGCGCTCGACGCGCTTTATCCGGACAGGGGGTAG
- the phnF gene encoding phosphonate metabolism transcriptional regulator PhnF, which produces MGRTALWTSILETLAEEVSNGHYGPGDRLPTEAQLAKRFGVNRHTVRRALGGLAERDIVFARRGAGVFVRHVPTPYPIGRRVRFHQNLVAANRVPERRTLHLETRAADMEEADALALSHTAQVHVYEGVSLSDGVPLATFTSIFPAERFPDLPKVLEEVNSVTKTFAAFEVEDYTRARTDVTAQIASSTQAALLALRPGDALLGTISVNVDGAGTPIEYGRTWFAADRVTLTLSGYES; this is translated from the coding sequence TTGGGACGCACGGCACTGTGGACGTCGATTCTTGAGACCTTGGCCGAGGAAGTCTCCAACGGCCATTACGGCCCCGGGGATCGCCTGCCCACCGAGGCACAATTGGCCAAGCGCTTCGGCGTGAACCGCCACACCGTGCGGCGGGCGCTTGGTGGTCTGGCAGAGCGGGATATTGTTTTCGCGCGGCGGGGCGCTGGCGTGTTCGTGCGCCACGTCCCCACCCCCTACCCGATTGGTCGCCGCGTGCGCTTTCATCAAAACCTGGTGGCGGCCAACCGGGTGCCGGAACGCCGGACTCTCCACCTGGAGACGCGGGCCGCCGATATGGAAGAGGCCGACGCGTTGGCCCTCTCACACACCGCGCAGGTCCACGTATATGAGGGGGTCAGCCTGTCAGACGGCGTGCCGCTGGCAACCTTCACATCCATCTTTCCGGCAGAGCGGTTCCCGGATTTGCCAAAGGTCCTGGAGGAGGTGAACTCTGTCACAAAGACCTTCGCGGCGTTCGAGGTTGAGGATTACACACGGGCGCGCACCGACGTCACGGCACAGATCGCCTCCAGCACACAGGCCGCCCTCCTTGCCCTGCGTCCCGGCGACGCGCTTCTCGGCACAATCAGCGTCAATGTAGACGGAGCGGGCACACCCATCGAATATGGACGCACATGGTTTGCGGCCGACCGGGTTACGCTGACGCTGTCAGGGTACGAGAGCTGA
- a CDS encoding very short patch repair endonuclease yields the protein MVDIVSAETRSRMMASIRRRNTKPEMVVRQELHAAGFRFRLDVRSLPGSPDIVLPKWRTAIFVHGCFWHRHAGCKYASTPATRPKFWQAKFEANVRRDCSNERALIEMGWKVAIVWECGLAQGVRADTICGLFAFIRHPSPSPTRLFFPETPPRPI from the coding sequence ATGGTAGACATCGTTTCGGCGGAAACGCGATCGAGGATGATGGCTTCGATCCGCCGAAGGAACACCAAACCGGAAATGGTGGTTCGCCAAGAACTGCATGCGGCAGGATTCAGGTTCCGGCTGGACGTCCGATCTTTGCCTGGTTCTCCCGATATCGTGCTGCCGAAATGGCGAACGGCCATTTTTGTCCACGGTTGCTTCTGGCATCGTCATGCCGGGTGCAAGTATGCGAGCACTCCAGCGACACGTCCCAAATTCTGGCAGGCGAAGTTCGAAGCAAATGTCCGGCGGGATTGCAGCAACGAAAGAGCCTTAATCGAAATGGGCTGGAAGGTCGCCATTGTATGGGAATGTGGGCTCGCACAAGGCGTCAGGGCCGACACGATCTGCGGTCTCTTCGCATTTATTCGGCATCCAAGCCCGTCTCCGACCAGATTGTTTTTCCCGGAAACGCCGCCGCGTCCCATCTGA
- a CDS encoding DNA cytosine methyltransferase: MKIRLSIEKEATEVRTLRLRAFLRGFDGGFPTEYYAALNASEPLPDWSELFPARWADACKEAWQMELGQPGVFEVIANVLDRTREEHDGNTILIGGPPCQAYSLAGRARNKGVADYVAEKDSRHFLYREYVEILKRLRPAVFVMENVKGMLSSKVNGGEIFERVLDDLRNAGDGYTLVPLSAQRNREHLAARDFIVRAEEHGVPQARHRVFVVGIRNDLPTPEGDMPLMPAVDQNCRADVHSVLGSLPALRSGLSRQRDNPAAWRKVVLEHAKRLIASKKVDSELRQYLAELKKSSLARAFERCQSTRSCDESGMPPQLAEWLIDPALQRISGHETRAHIAADLGRYLFVSAFGREYGRSPKLSEFPDYLLPAHRNRYSGAFADRFRVQIAERPSSTVTSHISKDGHYFIHPDPTQVRSLTVREAARLQTFPDNYVFCGNRTQQYHQVGNAVPPFLALRIARVIRDIMGRF; this comes from the coding sequence ATGAAGATCCGCCTCTCCATCGAGAAGGAGGCGACGGAGGTGCGCACACTTCGGCTGCGCGCATTCCTGCGTGGGTTCGATGGTGGCTTCCCGACGGAATACTACGCGGCACTCAACGCTAGCGAACCGCTACCTGACTGGTCGGAGCTTTTTCCCGCCCGCTGGGCTGACGCCTGCAAGGAGGCGTGGCAAATGGAGTTGGGGCAGCCCGGTGTGTTCGAGGTGATCGCGAACGTCCTCGATCGGACGCGCGAGGAACATGATGGTAACACCATCCTCATCGGCGGCCCCCCGTGCCAAGCCTACAGTCTGGCTGGACGTGCGAGAAACAAAGGTGTTGCGGACTACGTGGCAGAGAAGGATTCGAGGCATTTCCTCTACAGAGAGTACGTAGAGATTCTGAAGCGGCTAAGGCCCGCCGTCTTCGTCATGGAGAACGTCAAGGGCATGCTGTCCAGCAAGGTGAATGGCGGCGAGATCTTCGAGCGCGTCCTTGACGACCTACGCAACGCAGGTGACGGCTATACGCTCGTGCCTTTGTCTGCTCAGCGCAACCGTGAACATTTAGCGGCCCGGGACTTCATTGTACGCGCCGAGGAACACGGTGTCCCGCAGGCGAGGCATCGAGTGTTCGTCGTCGGCATACGCAATGATCTGCCGACGCCGGAAGGCGACATGCCCCTCATGCCAGCCGTAGATCAGAACTGCCGCGCGGATGTACATTCCGTTCTGGGCAGCCTGCCTGCACTTCGCAGCGGCCTGAGCCGTCAGCGAGACAATCCCGCAGCTTGGCGCAAAGTCGTACTTGAACACGCCAAACGTCTCATCGCCAGCAAGAAGGTGGATTCCGAACTGCGCCAGTATCTTGCAGAGCTGAAGAAAAGCAGTTTGGCGCGTGCATTCGAGCGTTGCCAGTCGACGAGGTCGTGTGATGAGAGCGGGATGCCTCCCCAGCTTGCCGAATGGTTGATCGATCCCGCTCTGCAGCGGATCAGCGGACACGAGACCCGTGCGCATATCGCCGCGGATCTAGGCCGATATCTTTTCGTCTCGGCCTTTGGACGTGAGTACGGCCGATCGCCCAAGCTCTCCGAATTTCCCGACTATCTGCTACCTGCTCACCGAAATCGCTATAGCGGAGCCTTCGCTGACAGGTTCCGGGTGCAGATAGCCGAACGTCCCTCCAGCACGGTCACTAGCCACATCTCGAAGGATGGCCACTATTTCATCCATCCGGATCCGACTCAGGTCCGTTCACTAACAGTTCGCGAGGCCGCGCGCCTCCAGACCTTCCCGGACAACTACGTCTTTTGCGGAAACAGGACACAGCAATATCATCAGGTCGGAAACGCGGTTCCTCCGTTCCTAGCGCTACGGATCGCACGTGTGATCCGAGACATTATGGGGCGCTTCTGA
- a CDS encoding DUF6339 family protein has product MSNVRLLPRLNAIGVTRCMEDLERLADDKGELFGLDRRRNEYEGWIWYAPSGGSVSPELVDEIRSSLTAIAKRHGFPDRASDKQKAAFDIDAAKWLAGHTQLASPELLRDDVWAFLACIMLQELVVWRYSARQRARFSGGVRNTIQRLWMRGRTLDQGESSGDDRWRLLEGLSEDAMVQIFERASIASDAQLARAIAAGWLEAAERIGRARMENVMRRATKLLRMRNQIIDLTYLSPEELAKEVEHAFARSSEGISQRGDTAGKPDQKRPIMSRITRAIRSARNGGTAFPT; this is encoded by the coding sequence ATGAGCAATGTGAGGCTTCTTCCGCGCCTGAACGCTATTGGTGTCACGAGATGCATGGAGGATCTCGAACGTCTCGCCGACGACAAAGGCGAACTCTTTGGCTTAGATAGACGCCGGAACGAATATGAGGGATGGATTTGGTATGCTCCAAGCGGCGGTTCAGTTTCTCCCGAATTGGTTGACGAAATTCGCTCCTCGCTGACGGCGATTGCGAAACGGCACGGCTTTCCTGACCGGGCTTCTGATAAACAGAAGGCAGCCTTCGATATCGACGCGGCGAAATGGCTGGCCGGACACACGCAGTTGGCTTCTCCTGAATTGCTTCGCGATGACGTATGGGCCTTTCTCGCCTGCATCATGCTTCAGGAGCTCGTTGTCTGGCGCTATTCTGCGCGACAGAGAGCGCGTTTCTCCGGAGGTGTGCGCAACACTATTCAGAGGCTCTGGATGCGCGGCCGCACCCTTGATCAGGGCGAAAGTTCGGGTGACGATCGCTGGCGGCTGCTTGAGGGGCTCAGCGAGGATGCGATGGTCCAGATATTCGAGCGTGCGTCGATAGCGTCGGACGCCCAGCTTGCGCGGGCCATTGCGGCTGGCTGGCTCGAGGCCGCCGAACGCATTGGTCGAGCACGCATGGAGAATGTCATGAGGCGCGCTACAAAGCTCCTCAGGATGCGCAACCAGATCATTGACCTGACCTACCTTTCCCCTGAGGAACTCGCCAAGGAAGTGGAACATGCCTTCGCCAGGTCTTCGGAGGGCATTTCGCAACGTGGAGATACTGCCGGAAAGCCGGATCAGAAGCGCCCCATAATGTCTCGGATCACACGTGCGATCCGTAGCGCTAGGAACGGAGGAACCGCGTTTCCGACCTGA
- a CDS encoding PD-(D/E)XK motif protein has product MHDLGLLEREWIEIRATGQGDGILEVPSRATAVTTGYGHVRIAIGPQGEPRLLVPVGSPASGSTNVGSRNLVLARSSFRSSGKLEHFIDVTLRNSQLTRVFTELVEEILKRLENGEPPESSVHGTIQDFRNLLAKTPEGEIPLTKLGGLIGELVILERLTAMRPEALDGWTGPIGQRHDFRRCSIALEVKSSLRSDAARVTIHGPEQLLPPSDGRLILVHIRLEPVDGGALSVAELHQAIIKHGTDELALDERLAEIGCRDPRAEEWNATRFAIEGIDFYAVSTGFPSVTPASFSDDMLPAGVVNLTYEIDLSTARGHLLDPAQTAAVLSEFTS; this is encoded by the coding sequence ATGCATGATCTTGGATTGCTCGAGAGGGAATGGATCGAGATCCGCGCCACTGGACAAGGTGACGGAATCCTGGAAGTTCCGAGCCGTGCGACGGCAGTGACAACCGGCTACGGTCATGTGCGCATCGCCATCGGCCCGCAAGGCGAACCCCGGCTTCTCGTTCCCGTGGGAAGTCCTGCCAGCGGGAGTACGAATGTTGGTAGCCGCAACCTCGTCCTCGCGCGTTCTTCATTCAGATCATCGGGAAAGCTCGAGCATTTCATCGACGTGACTCTGCGCAATTCGCAGCTGACCAGGGTCTTCACCGAACTGGTCGAGGAGATACTTAAAAGGCTGGAGAACGGCGAGCCCCCGGAATCCTCTGTCCACGGGACCATACAGGACTTTCGCAATCTTCTCGCCAAGACACCCGAGGGCGAGATACCTCTCACCAAGCTCGGCGGGCTGATCGGTGAGTTGGTTATCCTCGAAAGACTGACCGCTATGCGACCCGAAGCGCTGGACGGATGGACCGGCCCGATCGGCCAGCGCCACGACTTCCGCCGCTGCAGCATCGCTCTCGAGGTCAAGAGCTCACTACGTTCCGATGCAGCGCGCGTGACAATACACGGGCCGGAACAACTTCTACCTCCGTCGGACGGTCGCCTGATCCTTGTGCATATCCGGCTGGAGCCCGTGGATGGTGGTGCTCTCTCCGTCGCGGAGCTACATCAGGCCATCATCAAGCATGGAACAGACGAGCTTGCCTTGGACGAACGGTTGGCCGAAATAGGTTGCCGTGATCCGCGGGCAGAGGAATGGAATGCGACGCGCTTCGCGATCGAAGGTATAGACTTCTACGCCGTGTCGACCGGTTTTCCGAGCGTGACACCCGCATCGTTTTCGGACGATATGTTACCCGCGGGAGTCGTGAATTTAACCTACGAGATCGACCTCTCGACCGCCCGTGGGCATCTGCTCGACCCGGCGCAGACGGCAGCCGTCTTGTCGGAGTTCACCTCATGA
- a CDS encoding Z1 domain-containing protein: MPSPQIETFATQLRQRRANYHTLDDAAAACRLEMEGLFGALGPEMIGNLEKAVEIVRAEIQDVEILRRHSIVDAPEDWYHGPGKNSHHWTALHEYLKTKGWNPHTIGSLDKASTEVVSLLGNPGRGKFACRGLVVGYVQSGKTANMTAVMAKAVDAGYNMIIVLGGVTNKLRKQTQDRFEQDVLRHRSLWQLYTTSDSAGDFVQPANGGFAMPSEAHAQLIVMKKEGSRLKQLRRTIARTPAVVLRELRVLLIDDECDQASVNSARGEFDMTRINAEIRTVLAALPAVTYVGYTATPFANVFINPYPYGNDEDLDDLYPRDFITALEQPIGYFGAREVFGSDSAEPEGEERDMIRILHQDDPDRLRPTSPKNKESFHPEMTRSLEDAILWFLTSCAIRRSRGQDGEHMSMLVHSSQYVRQHEYMSGLIRNWVEQRKSDLIAGTGEPAERLREVFERELERTAPAGRDRIPEDFDTVLAYLPAVIDALRYPVENGETEEALRLDYTGDPVTCIVVGGTVLARGLTLEGLCVSFFLRTSKQYDTLLQMGRWFGYRRDYEDLPRLWTTEDLASKFRSLAVIEEEIRADIAVYRENKLTPRDFAVKVRSIPGMAITAATKMKHALRTSMSFSGKHVQTIRFDHRDSEIVGGNWNAASQLVDSMLETAKATEETRGILFRDIRFQLVRRFVAATEISGEHMDLKKPHLIRYLDEAESSLAHWNVAVIQTKSNTKSAKPLGKLGQVPTMRRSRLSEASPRYADIKALMSKADILIDADREPEGREDWTTYKACRPEAPLLLLYLIDAKSKPQERKSSGDKPPSRVALDAVSDIVGFGIVFPGQKDRSGGYFSVDIEAPALEETEEGEDQIEEVEGTDA; encoded by the coding sequence ATGCCATCTCCCCAGATCGAGACCTTCGCCACTCAGCTCCGTCAGAGACGTGCAAATTATCACACCCTCGATGACGCCGCAGCCGCCTGCCGCCTCGAGATGGAGGGGTTGTTCGGGGCTTTGGGACCAGAGATGATCGGAAATCTTGAAAAGGCCGTGGAGATCGTTAGAGCGGAGATCCAAGACGTAGAGATCCTCCGTCGACACTCGATCGTCGATGCTCCCGAAGACTGGTATCATGGGCCGGGTAAGAACAGCCATCATTGGACGGCGCTGCACGAGTACCTCAAGACAAAGGGCTGGAATCCCCACACGATAGGTTCACTTGACAAAGCCTCTACAGAGGTAGTGTCGCTCTTGGGCAATCCTGGAAGAGGCAAGTTTGCTTGCCGCGGCTTGGTGGTAGGATACGTGCAATCCGGCAAGACCGCCAACATGACAGCCGTAATGGCGAAGGCCGTCGATGCCGGATACAACATGATCATCGTTCTCGGTGGGGTGACCAACAAGCTCAGGAAGCAGACCCAAGATCGCTTCGAGCAGGATGTTTTGCGCCACCGCAGTCTCTGGCAGCTATATACCACCAGCGATTCGGCAGGGGATTTCGTCCAGCCTGCGAACGGGGGCTTTGCAATGCCGTCTGAGGCTCACGCCCAGTTGATCGTAATGAAAAAGGAAGGGAGCCGTCTCAAGCAGCTGCGCCGCACGATTGCCAGAACGCCAGCGGTCGTCTTGCGAGAGCTTAGGGTGCTCCTGATAGATGATGAATGTGATCAGGCCTCTGTGAATTCCGCGCGCGGCGAGTTCGACATGACCCGGATCAATGCCGAGATCCGGACTGTCTTGGCTGCTCTGCCGGCCGTCACCTACGTCGGCTACACCGCAACACCCTTTGCCAATGTATTCATCAACCCCTATCCCTACGGTAACGACGAGGATCTGGATGACCTCTACCCGCGGGATTTCATCACGGCACTGGAGCAGCCAATCGGTTATTTCGGAGCTCGCGAAGTCTTCGGAAGCGACAGCGCCGAGCCGGAAGGCGAAGAGCGCGACATGATCCGCATCCTTCATCAAGACGATCCGGATCGCCTGCGACCAACCTCGCCGAAAAACAAGGAGAGTTTCCATCCCGAAATGACCCGGAGTCTCGAGGACGCGATCCTCTGGTTTCTTACTAGCTGCGCCATCCGCCGTTCACGTGGGCAGGACGGCGAGCACATGTCGATGCTGGTTCATTCCTCGCAGTATGTGCGCCAGCACGAATATATGTCCGGGCTAATACGTAACTGGGTGGAACAGAGAAAGTCCGACCTGATCGCCGGGACTGGCGAACCCGCAGAGAGACTTCGCGAGGTTTTCGAGCGCGAACTGGAACGAACAGCTCCTGCTGGCCGAGATCGCATCCCGGAGGATTTCGATACCGTTCTTGCTTATCTACCCGCGGTCATCGATGCACTCCGCTATCCGGTCGAGAATGGCGAGACGGAAGAAGCCCTGCGCCTCGACTACACAGGCGATCCGGTCACTTGCATCGTGGTCGGGGGAACGGTTCTTGCTCGCGGACTCACTCTTGAAGGGCTCTGCGTCTCGTTCTTCCTGAGGACTTCGAAGCAGTATGATACGTTGCTCCAGATGGGTCGCTGGTTCGGCTACCGCCGCGACTACGAAGATCTTCCACGCCTCTGGACGACCGAGGATCTTGCTTCGAAGTTCCGCTCTCTGGCCGTGATCGAGGAGGAGATTCGCGCGGACATCGCGGTCTATCGCGAGAACAAGCTCACGCCGCGCGACTTCGCGGTGAAGGTGCGCTCGATCCCCGGCATGGCGATCACAGCGGCGACGAAGATGAAGCACGCACTCCGTACGAGTATGAGTTTCTCGGGAAAGCACGTACAGACCATACGCTTCGATCATCGTGATAGTGAGATCGTTGGGGGCAACTGGAACGCCGCCTCGCAACTCGTTGACTCGATGTTGGAAACAGCCAAGGCAACAGAGGAGACAAGGGGAATCCTGTTCCGGGACATACGCTTCCAGTTGGTGCGCCGCTTCGTCGCCGCGACCGAGATCTCCGGCGAGCACATGGACCTCAAGAAACCGCATCTGATCCGCTATCTCGACGAGGCGGAGAGCTCGCTTGCCCACTGGAACGTTGCGGTCATCCAGACGAAATCGAACACGAAATCCGCCAAACCGCTCGGCAAGCTCGGACAAGTTCCGACCATGCGTCGATCGCGCCTGAGCGAGGCATCCCCCCGTTACGCCGACATCAAAGCATTGATGTCCAAGGCCGACATCCTGATCGACGCTGATCGGGAGCCCGAGGGCAGGGAGGATTGGACGACCTACAAGGCTTGCCGCCCGGAGGCACCTCTACTGCTCCTCTACCTGATCGACGCGAAATCGAAACCACAGGAACGGAAATCGAGCGGCGACAAGCCGCCTTCCCGTGTCGCACTCGACGCAGTGTCGGACATCGTCGGGTTCGGCATCGTTTTTCCGGGACAGAAGGATCGCTCGGGCGGCTATTTCTCGGTCGATATCGAGGCCCCGGCACTCGAGGAGACAGAAGAGGGCGAGGATCAGATCGAGGAAGTGGAAGGCACCGATGCATGA